From Trichoderma atroviride chromosome 1, complete sequence, one genomic window encodes:
- a CDS encoding uncharacterized protein (EggNog:ENOG41) — protein sequence MPYRCARAVCATFCQKIAGALIPLFGPSFPSECTPAPFNSTHCKGMVISQQLILKATEEVEKYRQGQNSGFIKAVGELSSSRRVESYTLRRKHERQTTRVPILPSQCRSAWNTVDGSVANRRAMETLAQKMVCESREANKMLLGASRSALLNPAVPSQTPCQKEKANTFGPPRTEVNVYEEEWGSKRRKRASDERITMNSPSRGERLHQEEHLGVAEVLLSLATDIRDTAPPSSLTVEMPNHDEDFHGRHRKRKRPKPLIL from the coding sequence ATGCCTTACCGGTGTGCCAGAGCGGTATGTGCGACCTTCTGTCAAAAGATTGCAGGCGCACTGATTCCCCTCTTTGGCCCTTCGTTTCCCTCCGAGTGTACTCCGGCGCCTTTCAACTCTACTCACTGCAAGGGCATGGTGATTAGCCAGCAACTCATACTCAAAGCAACCGAAGAGGTCGAGAAATATCGCCAGGGGCAGAATAGCGGGTTTATCAAGGCTGTCGGCGAACTAAGCAGCTCTCGTCGGGTCGAAAGCTATACATTGCGTCGCAAGCACGAGCGCCAAACCACACGTGTGCCCATTTTACCGTCGCAATGCCGTTCTGCTTGGAATACAGTCGATGGATCGGTCGCTAATCGACGCGCTATGGAAACTCTGGCCCAGAAGATGGTGTGCGAAAGCCGCGAGGCCAACAAGATGTTGCTTGGGGCGAGCCGCAGTGCTCTTCTGAATCCAGCTGTGCCCAGCCAAACCCCATGCCAGAAGGAGAAAGCAAACACATTCGGTCCGCCACGAACAGAAGTGAATGtttatgaagaagaatggggATCCAAACGGCGTAAACGAGCCTCAGACGAACGGATCACGATGAATTCGCCCagcagaggagagagacTGCACCAAGAAGAGCACTTGGGGGTAGCTGAAGTTCTCCTGAGCTTGGCCACAGATATCCGAGACACGGCACCTCCATCCTCATTGACTGTGGAAATGCCAAACCACGACGAAGACTTTCACGGGCGACATCGCAAAAGGAAGCGACCAAAGCCTCTAATACTTTAA
- a CDS encoding uncharacterized protein (BUSCO:EOG092D068O), which translates to MDSDDDSVFQIEDDSDGYVPKPKGKAAAAKPAVKKMVQTTLKSKAPPKKRPIIDLESDEDDEDVEASSGFSNTPPTAKKQKTAPPPKKSGTKPLVEVENDSMAIDDDPKPAGKKKTATETYQKLTQLEHIIKRPDTYIGSVEKTDQQMWVYNKESKQMEYRNITYVPGFYKIFDEILVNAADNKQRDSSMSMMKVNIDRTSGEISVENNGKGIPIVMHEKEKVYIPELIFGHLLAGSNFDDNEKKTVGGRNGYGAKLCNVFSTEFTLECQDSEHAKRYKQTWTDNMQAMQKAKITSNKTSDFVRVTFKPDYRRFGMEEGITDDLEALLYRRVYDLAGTMRGVKVQLNGELIKINNFKAYCDLYAKSIAGERGQEEGGNPTCTVEIDKDKSHPRWEVGFTVSDGTFQQVSFVNSIATTSGGTHVSYIADQITASLLKAVTKLKKGHGLKPAHLRNHIFIFVNCFIDNPAFTSQTKEQMTTKTSQFGSRCVLGEDFLKKVAKSDAIQNIMAFAEKKADKMMAKSDGNKRSRVSNAKLVEANLAGTRRGHECTLILTEGDSAKGLAVSGRAILDPDRIGVFPLRGKLLNVRDASIDQITKNQEIQNIKQFLGLKHKQTYTDTKNLRYGHLMIMADQDHDGSHIKGLLINFLQVQFPSLLQIPDFFREFITPIVKVWQGPNPKKPQRLKSFFTQPQYEEWKQERGGEVSRWHYKYLKGLGTSTNEDAQVYFTNLDEHLKEFSVMKPEEADLFDLAFSKKKADARKEWLGGFVPGTYLDHSSKLITYSDFVNKELILFSMADNIRSIPSMIDGLKPGQRKVLYACFKRNVVKDEKVVELAGYVSGLTAYHHGDISLQQTIVGLAQDFVGSNNINVLEPSGNFGSRLAGGSDSASPRYIFTRLSPFARAIFSSLDEPSLNHQFEDGKQIEPEVFAPVLPMVLVNGADGIGTGWSTSIPNYHPLEIVKNLKRRMGRLEEDDSEEKPFETMTPWFRGWKGAPEAAGQDRYKFNGIAYQDEKNPNEVVITELPIRVWTDDFKARLEKIISGVDGPTWIKDYKEFNDHKTVHFEIQVDEKHMAKVLEEGLLERFKLTKQVATSNLVAFNTRGQIRKYEKVEDILEEYYVYRLEMYQKRKDHWLGVYDADHRKLKNQARFIQEIIDGDLIVGKKKKTVLVKELRDHKYEAFPPVKNNMKKSTEEEEDEEEDGEESARDYDYLLSMPIWSLTAERLEKLKEAIRKKKAEYDELNAKSDKDLWCEDLAGFEAEWERHLALSAEIQTNIRRMGRRVSKKIGAGAGGRGKKAKGADDDYEPEKKGRKKAAPKVETKTAQRFAEMFSAKPKVKKEEEPETVELSDNFSDDDFAALSRSKPAAAKPAAAKPAATKPVLTKPAAAKPSQSRSASEARSISAPRSISQAPSISQSEEPEVVPVPVRNKRAAASKARTLFDASSDSDEDDDKMLGDVGALVKGIGSKPPGESSARVSLHAMSRPDSSHGNTGSGAVSKPKIKSAKLFDFDTDDETNYELLAKPSPLKAGSQGPGDDDEDDLAAPKSKPAVKASAADTKKRGRTAGAKNKEEGKAVSKHKVTLKAATTTSTLSPAAKRYAAKKKALNDSDDDMEDSFADELIAPRPAARARPGRAAAANRKVIIDDEDSSMSVDEQDEEEEEEEEEESDDPFMVEDDD; encoded by the exons ATGGATTCCGACGACGACTCCGTCTTCCAAATTGAAGACGACTCCGACGGATATGTCCCCAAGCCC AAAGGCAAGGCTGCAGCCGCGAAGCCGGCCGTCAAGAAAATGGTGCAGACAACTCTGAAAAGCAAAGCGCCGCCGAAGAAACGGCCGATCATTGACCTTGagagcgatgaagacgacgaagatgtgGAAGCGTCGTCCGGCTTTTCAAACACTCCACCTACTGctaagaagcagaagacggCGCCACCGCCCAAGAAGTCGGGCACCAAGCCGTTGGTAGAGGTTGAAAATGATAGCATGGCAATTGACGACGACCCCAAGCCTgccggcaagaagaagacggcgacggaGACGTACCAAAAGCTGACCCAGCTCGAACACATCATCAAACGTCCCGATACATATATTGGCTCTGTGGAAAAGACGGACCAGCAGATGTGGGTCTACAACAAGGAATCAAAGCAGATGGAATACCGCAACATCACCTACGTCCCCGGTTTCTACAAGATTTTTGATGAAATTCTGGTCAATGCTGCCGACAACAAACAGCGTGACAGCTCCATGAGCATGATGAAGGTCAACATTGATCGAACCTCTGGCGAGATTAGCGTCGAGAATAACGGCAAGGGTATTCCCATTGTCATgcatgagaaagaaaaggtgTACATTCCTGAGCTGATCTTTGGTCATCTGTTGGCTGGATCCAACTTCGACGAtaacgagaagaagacggttGGTGGACGAAACGGTTACGGTGCAAAGCTGTGCAACGTTTTCAGCACAGAATTCACATTGGAGTGCCAGGACAGCGAGCATGCGAAGCGATACAAGCAGACGTGGACAGACAACATGCAGGCcatgcaaaaggccaagatcaCTTCCAACAAGACCTCTGATTTTGTTCGGGTCACGTTCAAACCTGATTACCGTCGATTTGGAATGGAGGAAGGCATTACAGACGACCTTGAGGCCCTGCTCTACCGAAGAGTCTACGACCTGGCCGGCACAATGCGAGGAGTCAAGGTCCAGCTCAATGGCGAACTTATCAAGATCAACAACTTCAAAGCATACTGCGACCTCTACGCAAAGTCTATTGCTGGCGAGAGGGGTCAGGAAGAAGGGGGTAATCCGACTTGTACCGTTGAAATCGACAAAGACAAGAGCCATCCCCGGTGGGAAGTTGGCTTCACTGTATCAGATGGTACATTCCAGCAGGTTTCATTCGTAAATTCGATTGCAACAACGTCAGGAGGCACTCATGTCAGCTACATTGCCGACCAAATCACAGCATCTCTCCTCAAGGCCGTGACGAAGCTGAAAAAAGGCCACGGCTTGAAGCCGGCGCATCTCCGAAaccacatcttcatctttgtcaACTGTTTCATTGATAACCCTGCATTTACTTCGCAGACCAAGGAGCAGATGACTACCAAGACTTCTCAATTCGGCAGCAGGTGTGTTCTGGGAGAGGACTTCTTGAAGAAGGTTGCCAAGTCCGACGCAATTCAAAACATCATGGCCTttgctgagaagaaggcagacaagatgatggccaagagcGATGGAAACAAGCGCTCTCGAGTGAGCAATGCTAAACTTGTGGAAGCCAACTTGGCGGGAACCAGGCGTGGCCACGAGTGCACGCTAATCTTGACTGAAGGAGACTCTGCCAAAGGTCTGGCTGTTTCTGGACGAGCCATTCTTGATCCCGACCGTATCGGCGTGTTCCCACTTCGTGGTAAACTGCTAAACGTTCGAGACGCTTCCATTGACCAAATCACCAAAAACCAAGAGATTCAAAACATCAAGCAGTTCCTGGGTCTCAAGCACAAGCAGACGTACACTGATACGAAGAACTTGCGTTACGGTCACCTCATGATCATGGCCGATCAGGATCACGACGGTAGTCATATCAAGGgtcttctcatcaacttcCTCCAGGTGCAGTTCCCCTCACTGCTCCAGATTCCAGACTTTTTCCGAGAATTCATCACACCCATCGTCAAAGTCTGGCAGGGCCCCAACCCCAAGAAGCCCCAAAGATTGAAGTCGTTTTTCACACAGCCGCAATATGAGGAATGGAAACAAGAACGCGGTGGCGAAGTCAGCAGATGGCATTACAAATACTTGAAGGGTCTGGGTACCTCCACCAATGAAGATGCCCAAGTGTACTTTACGAACCTGGACGAACACTTGAAAGAATTCAGTGTTATGAAGCCGGAGGAAGCGGATCTGTTCGACCTGGCTTtttccaaaaagaaagcTGATGCCAGAAAGGAGTGGCTAGGCGGCTTTGTCCCTGGTACATACCTGGACCATTCCTCAAAGCTCATCACCTATAGTGACTTTGTGAACAAGGAGCTCATTCTGTTCAGTATGGCGGATAACATAAGATCCATCCCGTCAATGATTGATGGACTGAAGCCTGGTCAACGAAAGGTGCTGTACGCCTGTTTCAAGAGAAACGTGGTCAAGGATGAAAAAGTTGTGGAGCTGGCTGGTTACGTCTCTGGACTGACTGCTTACCACCACGGCGACATCTCGCTGCAGCAGACGATTGTTGGATTGGCCCAAGACTTTGTGGGCTCAAACAATATCAACGTCCTCGAGCCCAGCGGTAACTTTGGTTCTCGACTTGCTGGCGGCTCGGATTCTGCTAGTCCTCGTTATATCTTTACGCGACTGTCCCCGTTTGCTCGGGcaatcttttcctctctcgaTGAGCCAAGTCTAAACCACCAATTTGAGGATGGAAAACAGATTGAGCCAGAAGTATTTGCTCCGGTCCTGCCCATGGTGCTTGTCAATGGTGCCGATGGTATTGGCACAGGTTGGAGCACCTCTATCCCCAACTATCATCCGCTAGAAATCGTGAAGAATCTGAAACGACGAATGGGCCGtcttgaggaagatgataGCGAAGAGAAACCGTTTGAGACAATGACCCCCTGGTTCAGGGGCTGGAAAGGTGCACCAGAGGCTGCCGGCCAGGATCGATACAAGTTTAACGGTATTGCCTACCAAGATGAAAAGAACCCGAACGAAGTGGTCATCACTGAGCTTCCAATTCGCGTCTGGACCGATGATTTCAAGGCTCGCCTTGAAAAGATCATcagcggcgttgatggccCTACCTGGATCAAGGACTACAAGGAGTTCAACGACCACAAGACTGTCCACTTTGAGATTCAAGTGGATGAGAAGCACATGGCCAAGGTTTTGGAAGAAGGCCTGCTTGAGCGATTCAAGCTCACTAAGCAAGTTGCAACTTCAAACCTGGTCGCTTTCAATACTCGTGGTCAGATTCGCAAATACGAGAAGGTGGAAGATATTTTGGAAGAGTACTATGTCTATCGACTCGAAATGTATCAGAAGCGAAAG GACCACTGGCTTGGCGTCTATGATGCTGATCACCGGAAACTGAAGAACCAGGCGCGCTTTATCCAAGAGATTATCGACGGCGATTTGATCgttggcaagaagaagaagactgtCCTTGTTAAAGAGCTGCGTGACCACAAATACGAGGCATTCCCTCCTGTCAAGAACAATATGAAGAAATCgactgaagaggaagaggacgaggaagaagatggcgaggaaAGCGCTCGTGATTACGATTATCTTCTTTCG ATGCCGATTTGGTCATTGACTGCAGAAcgtcttgagaagctcaaggaagCAAtccggaagaagaaggctgaatATGATGAACTCAATGCCAAGAGCGATAAAGATCTGTGGTGTGAAGATCTGGCTGGTTTTGAGGCTGAGTGGGAGAGGCATCTGGCTCTGAGTGCGGAAATCCAGACCAATATTCGCCGCATGGGCCGCCGAGTATCCAAGAAGATAGGAGCCGGTGCTGGTGGCCGcggcaagaaggccaagggagcagatgatgattacgagccagagaagaagggccGAAAGAAGGCAGCTCCCAAGGTAGAGACCAAGACGGCACAAAGGTTTGCTGAGATGTTCAGTGCTAAGCCCAAGGtcaagaaagaggaggagccGGAGACAGTTGAGCTCTCTGATAACTTTTCTGATGATGACTTTGCTGCCCTTAGCAGGAGTAAACCAGCGGCAGCCAAACCAGCTGCGGCCAAGCCAGCTGCAACCAAGCCAGTTTTGACCAAACCAGCTGCGGCTAAACCATCACAGTCGCGATCAGCTTCCGAGGCGCGATCAATTTCAGCGCCACGATCTATTTCACAAGCACCATCGATTTCACAGTCTGAAGAGCCAGAGGTGGTGCCGGTCCCTGTCCGCAACAaacgagcagcagcttccaaaGCCAGAACCTTGTTCGATGCGTCCTCGGAtagcgatgaggacgacgataAGATGCTTGGCGATGTCGGGGCGTTGGTCAAGGGCATTGGTAGCAAGCCGCCTGGCGAATCCAGCGCGCGAGTGAGTCTGCACGCAATGAGCCGGCCTGACTCGAGCCACGGCAATACAGGCTCCGGGGCAGTCTCAAAGCCAAAAATAAAGTCAGCCAAGTTATTTGACTTTGACACCGATGATGAGACGAATTACGAATTGTTGGCCAAACCGTCGCCACTAAAGGCTGGGAGCCAAGGACcgggcgacgacgacgaggacgacttGGCCGCTCCCAAATCGAAGCCTGCAGTGAAAGCGTCAGCAGCGGATACCAAGAAACGCGGCCGGACAGCAGGGGCAAAAAATaaggaagagggcaaagCAGTGAGCAAGCACAAGGTAACGCTCAAAGCTGCAACCACAACCTCGACCCTTTCTCCAGCCGCAAAAAGATATGCTGCTAAGAAGAAGGCGCTGAATGATTCGGACGACGACATGGAAGATTCATTCGCAGATGAGTTAATCGCTCCGAGGCCAGCGGCACGGGCAAGACCTGGACGGGCTGCGGCTGCAAACAGAAAGGTCATcatcgacgatgaagatTCATCCATGAGCGTTGACGAgcaggacgaggaggaggaagaagaggaggaagaagagagtgacgACCCCTTCATGGTGGAGGATGATGATTGA